In Bactrocera dorsalis isolate Fly_Bdor unplaced genomic scaffold, ASM2337382v1 BdCtg027, whole genome shotgun sequence, a genomic segment contains:
- the LOC105231272 gene encoding integrator complex subunit 9, translating to MRLYCLSNDLAKHCYVITFKGLRIMLDCGLTEQSVLNFLPLPFVQSVKLSNLPNWIPNRDHDPQMDGELKECCGRVFVDSAPEFTLPMDKMMDFSEIDVILISNYLNMLALPFITEHTGFKGKVYATEPTLQIGRFFLEELVEYIEVAPKASTAHLWKDVLHLLPSPLSESFRPKKWKTIFNLKDVHNSLARVTIMGYDEKLDILGAFVATPVSSGYCLGSSNWVLSTAHEKICYVSGSSTLTTHPRPINQSALKHADVLIMTGLTQAPTVNPDTKLGELCMNVALTIRNNGSALIPCYPSGVVYDLFECLTQNLENAGLNNVPMFFISPVADSSLAYSNILAEWLSSAKQNKVYLPDDPFPHAFYLRNSKLKHYKHVFSEGFSKDFRQPCVVFCGHPSLRFGDAVHFVEMWGHNVNNSIIFTEPDFPYLQVLAPFQPLAMKAFYCPIDTSLNYQQANKLIKELKPNVLVIPEAYTKPHPNAPNLFIEQPDKKIITFKCGEIIRLPLKRKLDRVYITYDMAQKIVPRDVGNGVTVSTITGVLEVKDKVHNIHPCADSSNDKPSGSKMPPPSREDVLKNTKYEYGTLDVDLLKKRLIQDGITNIKVERTGNVVMLHLINEDTTIKFDENETHIICGGKQSLRLKLRDSVLKCLQSF from the exons atgcgaCTG TATTGCCTAAGTAATGATTTGGCGAAGCACTGTTACGTTATTACCTTCAAGGGCCTGCGAATCATGCTAGATTGTGGTCTAACAGAGCAATCGGTCTTGAATTTTTTGCCACTTCCTTTCGTTCAAAGTGTGAAATTGTCAAATTTACCTAATTGGATACCAAATCGCGATCATGATCCTCAAATGGACGGTGAATTAAAGGAGTGTTGTGGTCGAGTTTTTGTTGACTCTGCACCCGAGTTTACATTGCCAATGGATAAAATGATGGATTTTAGTGAGATTGATGTGATATTAATATCAAACTATCTAAATATGCTAGCACTTCCTTTTATAACGGAGCACACGGGATTTAAAGGAAAAGTCTATGCAACAGAGCCAACGTTACAAATTGGTCGTTTCTTTCTTGAAGAACTTGTGGAGTATATTGAAGTTGCACCTAAAGCTAGTACAGCACATTTGTGGAAAGATGTGTTACATTTATTACCCAGCCCTTTGAGTGAGTCATTTAGAcccaaaaaatggaaaacaatatttaatttaaaagatgTGCACAATAGTTTGGCGCGCGTAACAATTATGGGTTACGAtgaaaaattg gATATTTTAGGTGCTTTCGTTGCAACCCCCGTCAGTTCGGGATATTGTTTAGGATCGAGTAATTGGGTTTTAAGCACAGCCcacgaaaaaatttgttatgtTAGCGGATCATCAACTTTAACTACACATCCTCGTCCAATAAATCAGAGTGCACTGAAACACGCGGACGTTTTGATAATGACAGGTTTAACTCAGGCCCCAACTGTTAATCCTGATACAAAATTAGGTGAACTATGCATGAACGTGG ctCTTACTATTCGAAACAATGGTTCAGCGTTAATACCTTGTTATCCTTCTGGAGTAGTATACGACCTTTTCGAATGTCTTACACAGAATTTGGAAAATGCCGGACTAAATAATGTGCCGATGTTCTTTATTTCACCGGTAGCCGATAGTTCATTAGCATACTCAAATATTTTGGCTGAATGGCTGAGTTCggcaaagcaaaacaaagtcTACCTGCCCGATGATCCCTTTCCGCACGCCTTCTATTTACGCAATTCAAAATTAAAGCATTACAAACATGTGTTTTCTGAAGGATTTAGTAAAGATTTTCGGCAG CCATGTGTTGTATTTTGTGGCCATCCCAGCTTGCGATTCGGCGATGCTGTTCACTTCGTAGAAATGTGGGGTCATAATGTCAATAATTCTATTATATTTACAg aACCAGATTTTCCATATCTCCAAGTATTGGCACCATTCCAACCCCTCGCTATGAAAGCTTTCTATTGTCCAATAGACACTTCACTCAATTATCAACaggcaaataaattaataaaggaACTGAAGCCAAATGTTTTGGTGATACCTGAAGCCTATACAAAGCCACATCCAAATGCACCGAACCTTTTTATCGAGCAACCG gacaaaaaaattattacatttaaatGCGGCGAAATAATTCGGTTGCCGTTGAAGCGAAAACTCGATCGTGTTTATATAACATATGATATGGCACAAAAAATTGTTCCGCGTGACGTGGGTAACGGTGTTACCGTTTCCACAATTACTGGCGTCCTGGAAGTTAAGGATAAAGTACACAATATACACCCATGTGCGGATTCTTCAAATGATAAGCCAAGTGGTAGTAAAATGCCTCCTCCCAGCCGAGAAGATGTacttaaaaatacgaaatatgAATATGGTACCTTAGACGTAGATCTACTCAAGAAACGGTTAATTCAAGATGGCATTACAAACATAAAAGTCGAGCGTACTGGCAATGTAGTTATGCTGCATTTGATAAATGAAGATACAACGATAAAATTTGATGAGAATGAAACTCATATAATATGTGGTGGAAAGCAGTCGTTACGACTCAAACTGCGTGATTCCGTACTGAAGTGCTTACAAAGCTTTTAA
- the LOC105231273 gene encoding isoleucine--tRNA ligase, mitochondrial: MIIFEWKYKNRVYNFLRKQLIYKYTSLRIPVEFFILNNLKMLKVIVNNTYVRQFSIKQATKPPIKYTDTINLPKTKFPNRLNAVKRLELERNLVEGVFSEAYSYQQQHNHDPAFVLHDGPPYANGDLHMGHAVNKILKDITLRQHTVRGQKVNYIPGWDCHGLPIELKATAAIKDNKIARIKNQDPISIRNKSRNFALKAMQRQKNEFRSWGILSDWLNEENIYLTMRPGFIINQLNMFIDFYERGLVYRDLKPVYWSPSSRTALAEAELEYDVNFVSPSVYLRFLLTNWPSGISPSLKTNIYALVWTTTPWTIPSNQAICYNSILDYSVLKLSNYGSDLYLIATSLLQNFSEVTGITFEVVKTFKGAELSNCAYQHPLFPEQNNLPFFAAAHVQDSKGTGLVHTAPAHGPEDFLVGLENKLPVICFVNEDGVYSSKAPDFLKGKDVLGEGDRLVLENIASDVLHAGKITHSCPIDWRTKEPVIIRASEQWFMNTEKLKERALEEISKINVYPLVQADASRKALMTQVRKRPYWCISRQRVWGVPIPVFYERETKKVILNRSLINHVCDLIKKEGNADFWWSQSVEELLPPNILESFKLSATDLEKSGDIFDIWFDSGSTWSSVLKDKKVADVYLEGYDQFSGWFQSSLLTSVAARNQAPYKSIFVHGFTVDDKGHKMSKSLGNVISPKDIIKEVGVDALRWWVASHCAQNMTITVSKKLMQQAADSVNKIRATLRYLNGVIDDKSEILNDKSTFLDRYILSTLVKHENEIWKLYDTYEYHRVVTNTQNFVANHISAIYLHTIKDRLYCGDNVDIRNIRFTLLNCYKVLCSTIWPIIPFLVEESWQYYDPKRAFHQQNFTADPAWKDVDAEKTVGVALEIKRIVNQKAGSANSFNLEVEILYNKNNEEMQMLRLLQGDEAKVSSNNSELCEILQVQRVSLQPSNHVDSTNINVKKLELTLCARCRRFAVDNADCVCERCALVLANR; this comes from the exons ATGATAATTTTTGAGTGGAAGTATAAAAATCGTGTTTATAATTTCCTTCGGAAACAGCTGATTTATAAGTACACATCTCTTAGAATTCCGGTagagttttttatattaaataacctTAAGATGTTAAAAGTAATtgtaaataatacatatgtgaGGCAGTTTTCAATTAAACAGGCAACAAAACCTCCCATAAAGTACACAGACACCATTAAtttgccaaaaacaaaatttccaaaCAGATTAAATGCTGTTAAGCGGTTAGAATTGGAACGTAACCTGGTTGAG GGTGTATTTTCTGAAGCATATagttaccaacaacaacataatcatGACCCAGCTTTTGTTTTACACGATGGCCCTCCATATGCTAACGGAGATTTACATATGGGTCATGCAGTCAATAAG attctTAAAGACATAACATTACGTCAGCATACAGTACGTGGTCAGAAAGTGAATTATATTCCAGGATGGGATTGTCACGGTCTGCCCATTGAATTAAAGGCAACAGCTGCTATTAAAGATAATAAGATTGCAAGGATTAAGAACCAAGATCCGATCAGCATtcgaaataaat CTCGCAACTTTGCCTTAAAAGCAATGCAACGACAAAAAAACGAATTTCGTTCATGGGGTATTTTGAGCGACTGGTTAAatgaggaaaatatttatttgacaatGCGGCCGGGATTTATAATAAATCAACTGAATATGTTCATAGATTTTTATGAACGTGGACTGGTGTATCGAGATTTAAAGCCTGTCTACTGGTCTCCATCATCGCG aacaGCTTTGGCCGAAGCCGAACTTGAGTATGATGTAAACTTCGTTAGTCCTTCAGTTTACTTGAGATTTCTATTAACTAATTGGCCAAGTGGCATATCACCTTCCTTGAAAACTAATATTTATGCTTTAGTATGGACTACAACACCATGGACAATACCAAGTAATCAAGCAATATGCTACAATTCAATACTAGACTACAGCGTGCTTAAATTGTCTAATTATGGcagtgatttatatttaattgccaCAAGTTTATTGCAAAACTTTTCGGAAGTTACTGGCATTACCTTCGAGGttgtaaaaacttttaaagGCGCAGAACTATCGAATTGCGCATACCAACATCCCTTATTCCCAGAGCAAAATAACTTACCATTCTTCGCTGCTGCACATGTGCAAGACTCAAAAGGCACAGGGCTCGTTCATACCGCACCTGCACATGGACCAGAAGATTTTTTGGTTGGTCTAGAAAATAAGTTGCCTGTG aTATGTTTTGTCAATGAAGATGGTGTCTACTCTTCAAAGGCTCCTGATTTTTTGAAAGGGAAAGATGTTCTTGGCGAAGGTGATCGATTAGTGTTAGAAAATATTGCATCAGATGTGTTACATGCCGGTAAGATAACACATTCATGCCCTATTGACTGGCGCACCAAAGAACCTGTGATAATACGTGCCAGTGAGCAATGGTTTATGAATACTGAGAAACTAAAGGAACGAGCTCTTGAAGAG ATcagtaaaataaatgtttatccaCTTGTTCAAGCAGATGCGAGTAGAAAAGCACTAATGACACAAGTGCGTAAGCGTCCATATTGGTGTATATCACGACAACGTGTATGGGGCGTGCCCATACCCGTATTTTATGAACGAGAAACGAAGAAAGTTATTCTGAATAG ATCTTTAATCAACCATGTCTGTGATCTCATTAAAAAAGAAGGAAACGCTGACTTTTGGTGGTCGCAAAGTGTAGAGGAGCTCTTACCACCGAATATTCTGGAATCCTTTAAATTATCAGCTACCGATTTGGAAAAAAGTggagatatttttgatatttggttCGATTCGGGTAGTACATGGTCAAGTGTGTTAAAGGATAAGAAAGTGGCTGACGTTTACCTTGAAGGTTACGATCAGTTCAGTGGCTGGTTTCAGTCATCATTGCTTACAAGTGTTGCAGCAAGAAACCAAGCACCTTACAA atcAATATTTGTACATGGTTTCACAGTCGATGATAAGGGTCACAAAATGTCAAAATCATTAGGTAATGTTATTTCACCAAAGGATATAATTAAAGAAGTCGGAGTGGATGCTTTAAG GTGGTGGGTGGCTTCGCATTGTGCGCAAAACATGACTATAACTGTCAGTAAGAAGTTAATGCAACAAGCTGCCGACAGTGTAAATAAAATTCGCGCTACTTTACGATATTTAAATGGTGTTATTGATGATAAATCGGAAATTCTGAATGATAAAAGTACTTTTTTGGACAGATATATTTTAAGCACGTTGGTAAAACACGAAAATGAG atttggaAATTGTATGATACTTACGAATACCATCGCGTCGTGACgaacacacaaaattttgtgGCAAACCATATTTCGGCAATATATCTTCACACTATTAAGGATCGACTATATTGTGGAGATAACGTCGACATAAGAAATATACGCTTTACATTGCTAAATTGTTATAAAGTACTCTGCTCTACTATATGGCCTATTATACCATTCCTAGTAGAAGAAAGTTGGCAATATTACG atccTAAAAGGGCGTTTCATCAACAAAACTTTACTGCTGACCCCGCTTGGAAAGATGTCGATGCTGAAAAAACTGTTGGTGTTGCTTTGGAAATTAAACGAATTGTTAATCAAAAAGCGGGCAGCGCGAACTCATTTAATTTAGAggtagaaattttatataacaaaaacaatgaggAAATGCAAATGCTACGTCTTTTGCAAGGAGATGAAGCAAAAGTATCTTCTAATAATTCAGAGCTATGTGAAATACTACAAGTTCAACGAGTTTCCCTGCAACCATCCAACCATGTAGATTCTACCaatattaatgttaaaaaattggAACTGACTCTATGTGCACGCTGTAGACGTTTTGCAGTTGATAATGCCGATTGTGTTTGTGAACGTTGCGCTTTGGTTCTAGCTAACAGATAA
- the LOC105231461 gene encoding MRN complex-interacting protein, producing MPQEIRVLQCTECKMFQVDLVKKVKTWTCKVCNVKQRSLAEYFRGSGPECRVLVQNLNKNKELTALSTSTFTSPNHMVLPNEQHILPSEYKKFKGNGFASNESESNDKDVSGRNVDNQQNNNIESSLENTKALAEFERQNSSKRPANDSYNSMKKTSKWDKYV from the exons ATGCCGCAAGAAATTAGAGTTTTGCAATGTACTGAATGTAAAATGTTCCAA GTGGATTTGGTGAAAAAGGTGAAAACATGGACTTGTAAGGTATGTAATGTGAAACAAAGATCTCTGGCTGAGTACTTTCGTGGAAGTGGCCCGGAATGTCGTGTGCTTGTACAGAACCTGAATAAGAATAAAGAGCTTACAGCATTGAGTACCTCTACGTTTACCTCACCAAATCATATGGTCCTTCCGAATGAGCAGCACATTTTACCTTCAGAATACAAGAAATTTAAGGGAAATGGATTTGCAAGTAATGAGTCTGAATCAAATGATAAGGATGTCAGTGGAAGAAATGTCGATaaccaacaaaataataatatcgagTCATCTTTGGAAAATACTAAAGCATTGGCTGAATTCGAAAGGCAAAATAGTAGTAAACGCCCagcaaatgattcctacaacaGCATGAAGAAAACTAGCAAATgggataaatatgtataa
- the LOC105231271 gene encoding zinc finger RNA-binding protein 2, translating to MANNNYAGFSYGGTQYGAGGAGYNPGQVSYPAVTNATYANAAAYQSAAAAGQGGYAAAGASGAGGYAGYGDYGRALPAYDASKTFYQQASASYNTAPAATVSKTHYSAPPVKNINAGSKAAGVKDKTNGAAKTVATPAATTATAVNAYSNYESALYSAASMYVAQQQHQPGTVKPNANGASGNSWQYRAPKGAAAGGANVARPRTKPPPRPQQLHYCEVCKISCAGPQTYREHLEGQKHKKREASLKMQATAQSAAQNRGNNYHCELCDVTCTGTDAYAAHVRGAKHQKVVKLHQKLGKPIPPDEPKKLSKINFVPASGSTENTENVEGENTSVNENDNQDDNAVSGENTDNIKPVGGEYIEEIKDDEGKILSFNCKLCDCKFNDPNAKEMHMKGRRHRLQYKRKVQPDLVVDFKPTPRQRRLAEARAQRALMQSHRGGNVGFGDEHEGSGGMYWDEQRRRAQYDDEYDYSNWLARSFAGAQRGFGGRMGNGPPPFFGMMPGGGGSIRRPESTDDRHAIARHAEIYPKEEELQTIQRIVSHTERALKFVSDKLAENTDEKGPANKKEKLENAQVKDGRDNQMLSFQKEADSGNIRILKGVMRVGFLAKGLLLQGDNAVELVVLCSEKPTVGLLKRVAVELPSKLKEVAGENPVEYTVEVVAQDSAVIVRDDVVSVKISLTSPLLREATQEAKNDAANVNGGTGDLALLPREPCLKALAELRHAKWFQARATGLQSCVMVIRILRDLCQRIQSWQALPQWSLELLVEKVISSAGFPISPGDCLRRIMEALASGFLINGPGLLDPCEKEAQDALHDLTKQQREDLTVSAQLFLRYIAFRQIYKVLGMDQLPALKFPIRPWRLNRKRRRSSGKGGPGGETDMAEGEESCTDEKISKKDITT from the exons ATGGCTAATAATAATTATGCCGGTTTTAGCTATGGCGGAACTCAATATGGTGCAGGAGGTGCCGGATACAATCCAGGGCAGGTATCCTATCCAGCTGTAACAAACGCTACCTATGCTAACGCTGCTGCGTATCaatctgctgctgctgctggtcaGGGTGGTTATGCAGCTGCTGGCGCTTCGGGAGCGGGCGGCTATGCAGGTTACGGCGACTATGGTCGCGCACTTCCTGCATATGACGCATCGAAAACATTTTATCAACAAGCGTCAGCTAGCTACAACACGGCACCAGCAGCTACAGTTAGTAAAACGCATTATTCGGCTCCACccgtaaaaaatataaacgctGGTTCCAAAGCCGCTGGTGTTAAAGATAAAACAAATGGAGCTGCTAAAACAGTAGCCACTCCAGCAGCTACCACTGCTACGGCTGTTAATGCGTACAGTAATTACGAGTCGGCTCTTTATAGTGCAGCTTCAATGTATGTTGctcaacagcaacaccaacccGGCACTGTTAAACCGAATGCTAATGGTGCCTCTGGCAATAGTTGGCAGTATAGAGCTCCAAAGGGCGCTGCAGCTGGTGGTGCAAATGTAGCACGTCCACGCACCAAGCCACCGCCACGGCCGCAACAATTGCATTATTGTGAGGTATGCAAGATCTCATGTGCGGGACCTCAAACTTATCGTGAGCACTTGGAAGgtcaaaagcacaaaaagcgGGAGGCATCTTTGAAAATGCAGGCTACAGCACAGTCTGCAGCTCAAAATCGTGGTAATAATTACCACTGTGAGCTTTGTGATGTTACATGCACTGGTACCGATGCCTATGCCGCGCATGTACGTGGCGCAAAGCATCAAAAAGTGGTTAAGCTTCATCAGAAACTTGGCAAACCAATACCCCCAGATGAGCCAAAGAAGttatcaaaaatcaattttgtccCAGCCAGTGGTTCTACCGAAAATACAGAGAACGTTGAAGGCGAAAACACTAGTGTCAACGAAAACG ATAATCAAGATGATAATGCCGTATCCGGAGAAAACACTGATAATATTAAACCAGTTGGTGGCgaatatattgaagaaattaagGATGATGAAGGGAAGATCCTAAGTTTCAATTGTAAACTATGTGATTGCAAATTTAACGATCCCAATGCAAAAGAGATGCATATGAAAGGTCGCAGACATCGCTTACAGTATAAACGGAAGGTCCAACCGGATTTGGTGGTCGACTTTAAGCCCACTCCACGTCAAAGACGACTAGCTGAAGCACGTGCTCAACGTGCTCTTATGCAATCGCACCGAGGTGGTAATGTTGGTTTCGGTGATGAACATGAGGGTAGTGGCGGAATGTATTGGGATGAACAACGTCGCCGGGCACAGTACGATGACGAATACGATTACAGCAACTGGTTGGCTCGTAGCTTTGCTg gtGCTCAACGTGGATTTGGTGGTCGCATGGGTAATGGTCCACCACCATTCTTCGGAATGATGCCTGGTGGGGGTGGAAGTATACGTCGTCCTGAGAGTACTGATGATCGTCATGCAATTGCTCGTCATGCAGAGATTTATCCCAAAGAGGAAGAATTGCAAACTATACAACGCATCGTATCACATACTGAACGTGCTCTTAAATTTGTATCGGATAAACTTGCTGAGAATACAGATGAAAAGGGACCagctaataaaaaagaaaaacttgaGAATGCTCAAGTAAAGGATGGACGCGATAATCAAATGTTATCATTCCAAAAGGAGGCTGATAGCGGAAACATACGCATTCTTAAGGGCGTAATGAGAGTCGGATTTTTGGCCAAAGGTCTCTTATTACAGGGGGATAATGCAGTTGAATTAGTGGTTTTATGTTCTGAAAAACCAACAGTTGGATTACTAAAACGAGTGGCCGTTGAATTGCCATCTAAATTAAAGGAAGTGGCAG GAGAAAACCCAGTTGAATATACGGTTGAAGTTGTAGCTCAAGACTCAGCGGTGATTGTGCGTGATGATGTAGTGTCCGTTAAGATTTCACTTACTTCGCCCCTTTTGCGCGAAGCTACGCAGGAAGCCAAAAATGATGCTGCTAACGTTAACGGAGGAACAGGAGATCTTGCACTACTACCGCGCGAACCGTGTCTAAAG GCTTTAGCTGAATTGCGGCACGCCAAATGGTTCCAAGCACGCGCCACTGGACTTCAATCCTGTGTAATGGTAATACGTATATTGCGTGACCTTTGTCAACGCATCCAGTCGTGGCAGGCATTACCACAGTGGTCCCTAGAATTGTTGGTAGAAAAAGTGATCTCATCAGCTGGTTTCCCAATATCTCCAGGTGATTGTCTTCGTCGTATAATGGAGGCTTTGGCTTCTGGTTTTCTTATTAATGGACCGGGACTCTTAGACCCATGTGAAAAGGAAGCTCAAGATGCTTTGCATGATTTGACTAAGCAGCAGCGCGAAGATCTAACCGTCTCGGCACAATTGTTTTTGCGTTACATTGCATTCAGGCAAATTTACAAAGTCCTTGGAATGGATCAGTTACCGGCACTGAAATTTCCTATTCGACCATGGCGTTTAAACCGCAAACGCCGCCGTTCTTCTGGTAAAGGTGGACCGGGTGGTGAAACAGATATGGCTGAAGGTGAAGAAAGCTGTACCGATgagaaaatatctaaaaaagaTATCACAACTTAA
- the LOC105231270 gene encoding mucin-5AC — protein MGVEKNGSEPRLFKTNSLDLYRPPALRNYNQSGASPDGVAATYNLSAAAAESSFTTTAAEKDTLLSTSISCNNSPTHANENNSFDNNAVTSRCVNEDHGTTKTTTTIISVIKSEAPTSGGDMETGPTTTATVSSKSGQQRQSSAVRRERRPDRAVYIPRARRSQTTPPTTPTATAVEVTRLQQQHSKTNDIAPSATSLAPTSTTTACNNNSCGGSNQQRLAITSETRASVHTAASTKLDDTSGNKSACIAVVCTGKKTKSSTVNNRERRERSKKSTLSVETQDAKISKLSSERTETKTIRNGHDTITHTDSRDSTAVLISQQKQPHLNSDNLPNLLLIEPQPTEEIKIAPETIVNNEMNTNSSRRSKMKQSNTENTSKVQNLRIEDVASTENGTRSTTKCDTEAQEFQRASKEINRSNRRIIKQTFVSDVLEIPEKIENGKANDKESSRSSPNNIPISTPHRSAVDSTTEEEEEDDWETMYDDSGECLDPKIMQELTASVGKVKIELPKMDYSAYLTKQSILNDEEFPHVLEVSNFPVEFKNHDLLMVFSQYKESGFDIKWVDDTHALAVFSSSRIAAEVLTMGHPFVVLKPLAEATIESRLKAKKCAASLQPYRQRPETCAALARRLVTGALGVRLKTAAAERENEKRVLREAKERKMLAAKQRDEIWES, from the exons ATGGGTGTGGAGAAAAATGGAAGTGAACCCCGCT TATTCAAAACGAACTCATTAGATCTCTATCGACCTCCAGCCTTAAGAAATTATAATCAAAGTGGCGCTTCGCCTGATGGTGTAGCTGCCACCTATAACCTCAGTGCAGCGGCGGCAGAAAGTTCGTTTACAACAACTGCGGCTGAGAAAGACACACTGTTATCTACCTCAATATCATGCAATAATTCCCCGACCCATGCAAATGAGAACAACAGTTTCGATAATAATGCAGTGACCTCGAGGTGCGTAAACGAGGACCATGGCACAACAAAGACAACGACAACAATCATATCGGTAATCAAATCAGAGGCACCAACAAGTGGCGGGGATATGGAAACAGGGCCAACGACAACCGCCACAGTCAGCAGCAAATCTGGCCAGCAAAG GCAATCGTCAGCTGTAAGACGTGAACGTCGGCCAGATAGAGCGGTGTATATTCCAAGGGCACGACGCAGTCAAACTACCCCGCCAACGACGCCAACAGCTACAGCTGTCGAAGTAACacggctacaacaacaacatagtaAAACAAATGATATCGCACCTTCGGCTACTTCGTTAGCTCCGACGTCAACAACGACTGCTTGTAATAATAATAGCTGCGGCGGCAGTAATCAGCAGCGTTTGGCAATTACTTCGGAGACAAGAGCGTCAGTACACACTGCGGCGTCGACCAAGCTAGACGATACATCTGGAAACAAAAGTGCATGTATTGCAGTTGTTTGCACGGGAAAGAAGACGAAATCTTCTACAGTAAACAATCGCGAACGCAGAGAACGTTCCAAAAAGTCTACTCTCAGCGTGGAGACACAAGAcgcgaaaatatcaaaattatcaTCAGAGCGAaccgaaacaaaaacaattcggAACGGGCATGATACAATAACACATACCGATTCGCGCGATAGTACAGCTGTTTTGATaagtcaacaaaaacaaccgcATTTGAATAGTGATAATTTACCAAATCTACTGTTAATAGAACCACAACCAacagaagaaataaaaatagcacCAGAAACCATTGTTAACAACGAAATGAATACAAATTCGAGCAGACGAAGTAAAATGAAGCAAAGTAATACTGAAAACACAAGTAAAGTGCAGAATTTACGAATAGAAGATGTTGCATCGACAGAAAATGGTACAAGGAGTACAACTAAATGTGATACGGAAGCACAAGAGTTCCAGCGAGCATCGAAG GAAATAAATCGTAGTAATCGACGGATTATTAAGCAAACATTCGTCTCAGATGTACTTGAAATTCCGGAGAAAATCGAAAATGGCAAAGCAAATGACAAGGAATCAAGTCGAAGCAGTCCAAATAATATTCCCATTTCGACACCACATCGCTCTGCCGTAGATAGTACCACAGAAGAGGAGGAAGAAGACGACTGGGAAACTATGTACGACGATAGTGGAGAGTGTTTAGATCCGAAAATCATGCAAGAACTCACAGCTTCGGTgggaaaagtgaaaattgaattgccAAAAATGGATTATAGT GCATATCTTACAAAACAGTCTATACTCAACGATGAGGAATTCCCGCACGTACTTGAAGTATCAAATTTCCCTGTCGAATTTAAAAATCATGACCTTCTTATGGTTTTTTCCCAATACAAGGAATCTGGTTTTGATATTAAATGGGTGGATGATACCCATGCCTTGGCTGTGTTCAGCAGTTCCCGAATTG CTGCTGAAGTTTTAACCATGGGCCACCCATTCGTAGTACTGAAACCATTAGCGGAAGCTACAATAGAATCTCGCTTAAAGGCTAAGAAATGTGCTGCATCTCTGCAACCATATCGTCAAAGGCCGGAGACGTGTGCAGCACTCGCACGTCGTCTTGTTACTGGAGCTTTAGGTGTACGTCTGAAAACAGCTGCCGCAGAAAGAGAGAATGAAAAACGGGTACTACGCGAGGCCAAag aacgtAAGATGTTAGCAGCTAAACAGCGAGATGAGATATGGGAAAGCTAG
- the LOC105231268 gene encoding uncharacterized protein LOC105231268 produces MIKSYIFREIRYNRLNIPLLRSFNHGFTEAEPQKSKGSEKEKVAPSTVDNSGPVIKHKVAGTVSHKYQIFQDTDANEIFDVEEERYRYQNEPEPKNTEHNEYLGLNLNHGKHGVYDVEDLVDVLRKENAEDVFVCSVPKDLKYVDYMVVCSGRSYRHMLAIAEFVRRIYKVKRTKGEILPKIEGENSRQWMALDLGNIALHVFSPDAREQYDLESLWAIGIEYDKETHKPQDPLVELFEKHSITLGDTHPKGTITSH; encoded by the exons ATGATAAAGTCTTACATTTTTCGTGAGATTCGATATAATCGATTAAATATTCCATTGTTGCGCTCGTTCAATCACGGATTTACGGAGGCAGAGCCACAGAAAAGTAAAGGAAGTGAAAAAGAAAAGGTCGCTCCTTCTACTGTCGATAATTCCGGGCCAGTG ATTAAGCATAAAGTAGCAGGCACCGTCAGCCACAAATATCAAATATTCCAAGATACGGATGCTAATGAGATTTTTGACGTTGAAGAAGAACGTTATCGTTATCAAAATGAGCCGGAGCCGAAAAATACCGAACACAATGAATATTTAGGACTGAACTTAAATC ATGGAAAACATGGTGTATACGATGTGGAAGATCTGGTTGATGTATTGCGAAAAGAAAATGCAGAAGATGTCTTTGTTTGTTCTGTTCCTAAAGATTTAAAGTATGTAGATTATATGGTGGTATGCAGTGGACGCAGTTATAGACACATGTTGGCGATTGCGGAATTTGTAAGGCGTATTTATAAAGTAAAGCGTACGAAAGGAGAGATTTTACCAAAGATTGAAGGTGAAAACAGTCGGCAATGGATGGCACTGGATCTgg GAAACATTGCTCTGCATGTATTTTCACCAGATGCACGCGAACAATACGATTTGGAATCGTTATGGGCAATAGGAATTGAGTATGACAAAGAAACACATAAGCCTCAGGATCCACTTGTCgaactttttgaaaaacattctATAACGCTGGGCGACACACATCCTAAGGGAACAATTACCAGTCACTAA